The sequence ACATCTGCTGAATTAAGTGAGATTGTGGTTGTCAAAAGAAAAGTTCTATGCTACTATGCATCTATAGAGTCATTGGATTTGTAAGAAGAACTTAATTTAATAACTATTATCTGCATACGTGTTACTGATACGATCAGGCATGAGTACAAAGATGATTGATGACGGTTACAAGGGGGGACTCTTGTGGACTATTTTCAATTATTTTTTCTCATGCCTTTTTTTATTGTAGTAAAATCCGATGACTTCATAAATAAAAAGAGGAGGTATAATGATGTTTAAAAAAATCTTTGGTGTTTTACAGAAGATTGGTAAGGCATTGATGTTACCAGTTGCTATTTTACCGGCAGCGGGTCTGTTGCTGGCGTTTGGTAATGCGTTACAAAACCCGGTACTCACTAATATTGCACCGTTTCTTGAGGCGGGCTGGGTTGAACAGATTGCGTCAATTATGGAAGAGTCAGGGGACATTATATTTGGCAACTTACCGATTTTGTTTGCTGTTGGGGTTGCCCTTGGCTTAGCGGGCGGTGAAGGGGTTGCTGCTCTTGCCGCGCTTGTGGGGTATTTAATTATGAATGCTACCATGGGAACAGCGTTAGGTCTTTCTGCTAAGGGAGTGCTAGAGGCAGGCGATCCAGCTTATGCTTTGTTGTTGGGTGTACCATCCCTTCAGTCAGGTGTGTTTGGAGGTATTATTGTTGGGGTGCTCGCGGCGGCGATGTACAACCGATTTTTCAATATTGAGTTGCCGTCGTATCTCGGCTTCTTTGCTGGAAAACGTTTTGTACCGATTGCCACAGCAGCGTCAGCGGTAGTGCTTGGATTGCTCATGGTCTTCATTTGGCCGCCAATCCAAGATGGGATGAATGCATTCTCTAATTTTGTGTTGAACTGGAATACGACGCTATCTGCATTTGTCTTTGGTGTCATTGAACGTTCACTCATTCCATTCGGATTGCATCATATTTTCTATACACCGTTTTGGTTTGAATTTGGATCGTACGTTAACCTTGCTGGAGAAGTGATTCGAGGAGATAATCCAATTTTCCAAGCGCAAATCAAGGATGGTTTGCAAGAACTAACGGCTGGGACATTTATGACAGGGAAATATCCATTTATGATGTTTGGTTTACCAGCAGCAGCTCTTGCAATTTATCATGAAGCGGATCCTCGACGGAAGAAAATCGTGGCGGGTATTATGGGATCTGCAGCGTTAACGTCATTTTTAACGGGAATCACAGAGCCAATTGAATTCTCATTCTTGTTTGTAGCACCTGTGTTATTTGGGATTCACGCAATATTTGCAGGTTTATCATTCATGACGATGCATTTATTAGACGTTAAAATTGGTATGACTTTCTCGGGTGGTTTGATTGACTATATTCTGTTTGGGGCTATTAATCCACAAACAAATGCGTGGATGGTTATTCCAGTGGGACTCGTCTTCGCTGTCATTTATTACTTCGGGTTCCGTTTTGCTATTCGCAAATTTAACCTTATGACGCCGGGACGTGAAAAAGATGAAGATATCGAAGAGTTAGAGAAGGGTTCAAAAGATGCCGGTGCTTTAGCATCAAATATCTTAGAAGCGATGGGTGGACAACAAAATATTGTCGATTTAGATGCTTGTATTACAAGACTCCGTGTGTCTGTTAAAGACAGCGGTCAGGTTGATAAAAAAGAATTGAAAAAGTTAGGTGCAGCAGGTGTGCTTGAAGTTGGGAATAATATTCAAGCGATTTTCGGCCCGCGTTCTGAAATTATTAAAGGACAGATGCAAGATGTCATCAGTGGCAAACGACCGCGTGCGGAAGAAGTTAAACAGCCTGTTCCAGCTGTTGCTTCGAATGGTCAGCCAGACGACTTCGTCTCACCGATGCAAGGTGAAATCGTCCCACTATCAGAAGTACCTGATCCAGTATTTGCAGGGAAAATGATGGGTGATGGTTTTGCAGTCATTCCATCAGATGGAACCGTTGTTTCACCGGTGGACGGAACAATCGTCACACTTTTCCCGACAAAACATGCATTAGGTATTCAATCCGATTCAGGAAGAGAAATTCTAATTCATGTTGGGATTGATACTGTTAAATTGGACGGTGAAGGCTTTGAAGCATTGGTCGCACAAGGCGATCGTGTTAAAAAAGGACAACCATTATTGAACGTTGATATTGATTATATTCAAGAGCATGCGACGTCCATCATTACACCAATCATCTTTACGAATTTATTTGAAGGTGAATCAATCGTTTTGAATAAGTCAGGTACTGTTGAATTAAAAGAAGAACATATTGTGACAATTGAAAAATAAAAATCAGGAGCCAAATCGGCTCCTGATTTTTTATATACTTAGTTTTTTGCCCAGCAACGTCTAAAATTAGGTCAATAAGTGGTTTTCCGGTATCTTCATCCATCTTTGTGGAAATTTCAGCTGTGACTTCAATGAGATAGCTATTAAGCTCCCCTTTATTCCATTCAGAGAAAACATCATGCAAATCCTGTGCCTCAAAACCGAGGGTATGTTTCATGATGAAATAGGCTTCGGAAATGAGTTGCATGTCACCATATTGAATGCCGTTGTGAACCATTTTAACATAATGGCCTGCACCATCATATTGCTAGGTTCATCCCCATCACGCCTAAATCGATAACGCCCATCTGCTGTGTACTCATGGTGTTTACTCATTCCTTCGTGTTCGTAATGATCTATATTTGATTGATCAACTGTAGCTTACCACCACTTAAATTGATCGTCCTGCAATAGCTGATTGGCTGCATCAGGACCTGTCGAGCCAGCAGGGTAGGTATGTAAAGGCAACAGATTTTCCTGAAATGCTTCAATGATTGGTTGGATCCACTTCCATGATAATTCGACTTCTTCCCAGTGCGCAAAGAAGGTTGCATTATCAATCATTGCGTCGAATAGAAGCAGTTCATAGGCCTCTGGTTGATCTTCCGTTGTAGTTGAGAAGTTGATGGAAGTAGGGATAAAACGGTTTTTAGAAGGATCTTTCATATTCACCCGTAAAGAGATATTCTCGTTTGGACTAATTTCCACGATTAATAAGTTTGGAGTGATTCCTTCCGTTAAAAGTTTAGTTGTATCATTTACCTTGCTCTTAAATTCCATGACAATACGTGTCGATTTTTCATTAGTCCTTTTCCCGGTGCGAATATAAAAAGGAATTCCGCTCCATGATGGATTATCAATATATAAACGTGCTGCCACGTAAGTATCATTCGTCGAGGATCTATCCACTCCAGGCTCCTCAGTATAGCTAACTACCGGTGTACCTAGAACTTCACCAGCTATGTACTGACCTCGAATAATATCTTGGTAGACTATTTCTTTTTTTATAGGACGAAGAGAAGTGATCACTTCAATTTTTTTATTTTCAATTTCTTTAGCTGTTAATTGCTCTGGAAGATTGAGTGCGGTCATCATTACTAATTGAAGAAGATGATTCTGGACCATATCCCGAATGGCACCCGCTTGATCATAGTAGGAGGCACGAGATTCTACCCCGACCGTTTCACTAGCAGTGATTTGAACATTCGCAATTTGTGTATGATCTAATAGTAATCCGAGTGCTGGGTTGGCAAATACTAATGATTCAAGATTTTGGACCATTGGTTTTCCAAGATAGTGATCGATTCGATAAATCTCTTCCTCACGAAAAGCTATGCTCAAACACTTATTTAATTGCTGAGCCGATTTCAGGTCACTGCCAAACGGCTTTTCAACAATGAGTCGCTTCCAGCCTTTCGTTTGACTGATGCCACTGG comes from Sporosarcina sp. FSL K6-3457 and encodes:
- the ptsG gene encoding glucose-specific PTS transporter subunit IIBC, with translation MFKKIFGVLQKIGKALMLPVAILPAAGLLLAFGNALQNPVLTNIAPFLEAGWVEQIASIMEESGDIIFGNLPILFAVGVALGLAGGEGVAALAALVGYLIMNATMGTALGLSAKGVLEAGDPAYALLLGVPSLQSGVFGGIIVGVLAAAMYNRFFNIELPSYLGFFAGKRFVPIATAASAVVLGLLMVFIWPPIQDGMNAFSNFVLNWNTTLSAFVFGVIERSLIPFGLHHIFYTPFWFEFGSYVNLAGEVIRGDNPIFQAQIKDGLQELTAGTFMTGKYPFMMFGLPAAALAIYHEADPRRKKIVAGIMGSAALTSFLTGITEPIEFSFLFVAPVLFGIHAIFAGLSFMTMHLLDVKIGMTFSGGLIDYILFGAINPQTNAWMVIPVGLVFAVIYYFGFRFAIRKFNLMTPGREKDEDIEELEKGSKDAGALASNILEAMGGQQNIVDLDACITRLRVSVKDSGQVDKKELKKLGAAGVLEVGNNIQAIFGPRSEIIKGQMQDVISGKRPRAEEVKQPVPAVASNGQPDDFVSPMQGEIVPLSEVPDPVFAGKMMGDGFAVIPSDGTVVSPVDGTIVTLFPTKHALGIQSDSGREILIHVGIDTVKLDGEGFEALVAQGDRVKKGQPLLNVDIDYIQEHATSIITPIIFTNLFEGESIVLNKSGTVELKEEHIVTIEK
- the zwf gene encoding glucose-6-phosphate dehydrogenase, encoding MTDMTFVLFGATGDLAKRKLFPALYNLFLDGKMPDAISIIGLGRTHYLHDDFRSVVEKALREYSRRPIQTSNLQDFLNYFQYFIFDATSKESYQNLHELIQSRESELDIPENRLFYLSVAPQLVDVISSNLNASGISQTKGWKRLIVEKPFGSDLKSAQQLNKCLSIAFREEEIYRIDHYLGKPMVQNLESLVFANPALGLLLDHTQIANVQITASETVGVESRASYYDQAGAIRDMVQNHLLQLVMMTALNLPEQLTAKEIENKKIEVITSLRPIKKEIVYQDIIRGQYIAGEVLGTPVVSYTEEPGVDRSSTNDTYVAARLYIDNPSWSGIPFYIRTGKRTNEKSTRIVMEFKSKVNDTTKLLTEGITPNLLIVEISPNENISLRVNMKDPSKNRFIPTSINFSTTTEDQPEAYELLLFDAMIDNATFFAHWEEVELSWKWIQPIIEAFQENLLPLHTYPAGSTGPDAANQLLQDDQFKWW